The Paramisgurnus dabryanus chromosome 3, PD_genome_1.1, whole genome shotgun sequence genome includes a window with the following:
- the ndel1b gene encoding nuclear distribution protein nudE-like 1-B, with protein MDTEMMQKFSSKDEEIDYWKSLSLKYKKSCHDAQEELQEFQEGSRELEAELEAQLGQAEHRIRDLQSENQRLKNEVETLKEKLEQQYAQSYKQISMLEDDLVQTRGIKEQLHKYVRELEQANDDLERAKRATITSLEDFEQRLNQAIERNAFLESELDEKESLLVSVQRLKDEARDLRQELAVRERTSDVRMSAPSSPTLDIDKTDSAVQASLSLPATPVGKNIEHPFIGQKALTNGCGNSSLTPSARISALNIVSDLLRKVGALESKLAACRNFAKDQAARKNYATGNGNLMNSNATKFSHSLHTTYFDKTNMNGLDPGALTTLASPRTMSPPGMLPLSV; from the exons ATGGACACGGAGATGATGCAGAAATTCTCTTCAAAAGACGAGGAAATCGATTACTGGAAGAGTTTGTCTCTCAAATACAAGAAGAG TTGTCATGATGCTCAAGAGGAGTTGCAGGAGTTTCAGGAAGGCAGTCGGGAGCTGGAGGCCGAGTTGGAGGCTCAGCTCGGTCAAGCGGAGCACCGCATCCGAGATCTGCAGTCTGAGAATCAGAGACTAAAGAACGAAGTGGAAACACTCAAG GAGAAACTGGAGCAGCAGTATGCACAAAGCTATAAGCAGATCTCCATGCTGGAGGACGACTTGGTCCAAACGCGCGGCATAAAGGAGCAGCTGCACAAATATGTCAGGGAGCTGGAGCAGGCCAACGATGACCTGGAAAGAGCCAAGAG GGCCACGATCACATCTCTGGAGGACTTTGAACAGCGGTTAAACCAGGCCATAGAGCGAAACGCCTTCCTAGAAAGTGAACTGGACGAGAAGGAGTCACTGCTGGTCTCGGTGCAAAGACTTAAAGATGAAGCAAGAG ATTTGAGACAGGAGTTGGCTGTACGAGAGAGGACGTCAGATGTTAGGATGTCGGCTCCCAGCTCGCCCACTTTAGACATTGATAAGACCGACTCGGCTGTGCAAGCCTCACTGTCCCTACCTGCTACACCTGTGGGGAAGAATATAGAGCATCCTTTTATCGGTCAGAAAG CATTAACCAATGGCTGTGGAAACTCCTCCCTCACACCATCCGCACGCATCTCAGCCCTTAACATCGTCAGTGACCTTCTACGGAAAGTCGGC GCTCTGGAGTCAAAATTAGCTGCTTGTAGGAACTTTGCCAAAGATCAGGCAGCAAGGAAGAACTACGCCACTGGAAATGGAAACCTCATGAATAGCAACGCAACCAAGTTCTCGCATTCTCTCCACACTACGTATTTCGACAAAAC GAATATGAACGGACTTGACCCCGGCGCCCTGACCACCCTGGCTTCCCCGCGGACCATGTCTCCTCCCGGCATGCTCCCGCTCAGCGTGTGA
- the LOC135744804 gene encoding RING finger protein 222: MDDEAQECPVCYENLSESVRTLSCGHHFCHDCLVRTLLNANLNGSIKRDIIICPVCRHLTFITRFHRFTASITEAKNTGKTLEVPSVPTAVLSTNAGISHSGGLDCFGTCLRKISCILCRRRLICPKDSSDVFIISESGRPMDESDVIDIGTTSTMQHSYRNGHRICTISCCLLILMIAFTLLALVAATLPWVLLA; encoded by the coding sequence ATGGATGATGAGGCTCAGGAGTGCCCGGTCTGTTACGAGAATCTGTCAGAAAGTGTCAGGACACTGAGCTGCGGCCACCATTTCTGTCACGACTGCTTGGTACGAACACTGCTGAACGCCAACCTGAATGGATCTATTAAACGGGACATTATCATCTGTCCCGTCTGCAGACACCTCACATTCATCACGAGGTTCCACCGATTCACAGCTTCAATTACTGAAGCCAAAAACACTGGCAAGACTTTGGAGGTGCCATCTGTGCCCACTGCTGTATTATCAACAAACGCTGGGATATCTCATAGCGGAGGTCTCGACTGTTTCGGCACATGTCTACGAAAGATCTCATGTATACTTTGTAGACGAAGGCTTATCTGTCCTAAAGACTCTTCTGATGTGTTCATCATAAGTGAGTCTGGCCGACCCATGGATGAGAGTGATGTTATTGACATTGGAACAACTTCAACCATGCAACACAGCTACAGGAATGGACACAGAATTTGTACAATCTCCTGTTGTCTTCTCATCTTAATGATCGCTTTCACCTTACTGGCTTTGGTGGCTGCCACACTTCCATGGGTTTTATTGGCATAA